A stretch of the Corylus avellana chromosome ca6, CavTom2PMs-1.0 genome encodes the following:
- the LOC132185796 gene encoding transcription factor KUA1-like, translating into MTRKCALCGKIGHNSRTCATQKGSDFVGKFRLFGVQLDLSSSSSSSSSSSSSPSSSSMRKSLSMDCLSSSSSTPSSSSPASLLTMDDHHISDDLNIATNQERRKKGLPWSEEEHRMFLFGLGRLGKGDWRGMSRNFVTTRTPTQVASHAQKYFLRQNRLNKTNLRSSPLFDVTAKL; encoded by the exons ATGACAAGAAAATGCGCACTTTGTGGGAAAATAGGTCACAATTCAAGAACCTGCGCCACTCAGAAAGGGAGTGATTTTGTTGGTAAATTTAGGCTATTTGGCGTGCAACTTgacttatcttcttcttcttcttcttcttcttcttcatcttcttcaccttcttcttcttctatgaGAAAGAGTTTAAGCATGGATTGCTTGTCATCCTCTTCATCAACACCCTCCTCTTCATCACCAGCTTCTCTCCTTACCATGGATGATCATCATATTTCTGATGACCTCAATATTGCTACAAatcaagaaagaagaaagaagg GTTTGCCATGGAGTGAGGAGGAGCACCGGATGTTTTTGTTTGGGCTGGGAAGGCTGGGTAAGGGAGATTGGAGGGGCATGTCCAGGAATTTTGTCACAACAAGAACTCCAACCCAAGTAGCCAGCCATgcacaaaaatattttcttcgTCAGAACCGCCTCAACAAAACAAATCTCCGATCCAGCCCCCTTTTCGATGTAACGGCGAAGCTCTAG
- the LOC132184916 gene encoding abscisic acid receptor PYL2 — MDSHHHLHPQGLTAEEHEELEPVISTYHKSQPSPDACTSLIAQRIDAPAHVVWPFVRSFDNPQKYKHFIKTCNMKGDGGIGSIREVTVISGLPASTSTERLEILDDENHILSFRVVGGEHRLKNYRSVTSLNEFNKEGKVYTVVLESYVVDIPEGNTGEDTKMFVDTVVKLNLQKLAVVTMASLHGDE; from the coding sequence ATGGACTCTCATCACCATCTTCATCCTCAAGGTCTAACCGCTGAAGAACACGAGGAGCTCGAACCGGTAATCAGCACGTACCACAAATCCCAGCCCTCTCCGGACGCGTGCACGTCTCTCATAGCGCAGCGGATCGACGCGCCAGCTCACGTCGTGTGGCCTTTCGTCCGGAGCTTCGACAACCCGCAGAAATACAAGCATTTCATCAAGACTTGCAATATGAAAGGCGACGGCGGGATTGGAAGCATAAGAGAGGTCACAGTAATTTCGGGGCTGCCGGCGTCGACGAGCACCGAGAGGCTGGAGATTTTGGATGACGAGAACCATATACTGAGCTTTAGGGTTGTCGGGGGAGAGCACCGGCTGAAAAATTACCGGTCGGTTACTTCCTTAAATGAGTTTAACAAGGAAGGTAAGGTTTACACCGTTGTGTTGGAATCCTATGTTGTCGATATTCCGGAGGGGAATACTGGCGAGGATACGAAGATGTTTGTAGACACTGTGGTGAAGTTGAACCTTCAGAAGCTCGCCGTCGTCACCATGGCTTCGCTGCATGGAGATGAATGA